A single window of Raphanus sativus cultivar WK10039 unplaced genomic scaffold, ASM80110v3 Scaffold3005, whole genome shotgun sequence DNA harbors:
- the LOC108834096 gene encoding DNA-directed RNA polymerase V subunit 5C, which translates to MEEVMAVQWSSENGVSTFDDGTHSHCIAKTEDKGGDESKRFYLARTTALEMLRDRGYQVSDAELSLSLSEFRSGFGEKPDLERLRICVPLRSNPMKKILVVFMGIEPVTVKSVRAIHSQVSGTVGLHGLILVLQGKMNHFARKELATFPCTVETFPIGDLLVNITKHTGQPKIEVLTKEEKEKLMSEHALEDKQLPSLKEKDSFVRYHGLKKGQVVKITYSKEPVGYFVTYRCIF; encoded by the exons atggaggaGGTAATGGCAGTACAATGGTCCTCTGAGAACGGCGTGTCGACGTTTGACGATGGCACACACAGCCACTGCATCGCGAAGACGGAGGACAAAGGTGGAGATGAGAGCAAGAGGTTTTACTTGGCTCGCACGACAGCTCTCGAGATGCTCCGCGACAGAGGCTACCAAGTTTCAGACGCCGaactctccctctctctctcagagTTTCGATCTGGTTTTGGAGAGAAGCCAGACCTTGAACGCCTCCGTATCTGTGTGCCTCTCCGCTCAAACCCCATGAAAAAG ATACTTGTTGTGTTCATGGGGATTGAACCAGTCACTGTGAAATCAGTCCGTGCTATCCACAGTCAGGTTTCCGGCACTGTTGGCTTGCATGGGCTGATTCTCGTTTTACAGGGCAAAATGAACCACTTTGCTAGGAAGGAACTGGCAACCTTTCCTTGTACTGTTGAAACTTTCCCG ATAGGAGATTTGCTGGTCAACATCACAAAGCACACTGGACAGCCAAAGATTGAGGTTTTAACcaaagaggagaaagagaagtTGATGAGTGAGCATGCGCTTGAGGACAAACAG CTTCCCTCTTTGAAAGAGAAGGACAGTTTCGTGAGATACCATGGGTTGAAGAAGGGCCAGGTGGTGAAGATTACATACAGCAAAGAGCCTGTTGGGTATTTCGTCACTTACCGCTGCATCTTCTGA